Part of the Lotus japonicus ecotype B-129 chromosome 6, LjGifu_v1.2 genome, TATTTGGAAAAAGTttatcaaattaaaataataatttttgaaACACACTAAAACTGCACCATAGTTAACAGGTTCATAATACTCTCTGGTATGTGCTATGGAGTACAGCGATGTGGTCCATCACTTCATTAAATCAGAAAAACTTTACACAAGCTCCACTCGGGAATTGGTTTTGCAGTTCGTAGGATTGAGCAAACCTGGTAACTAAAGACACTGGCAAGGTTTGTGTTGGGTAAGAGTGGTAGTTGAATACAATGTAAACCGTAAAAGCAAAAATCTTATAGACCTTCCATTTTATAATGATGTTAGGGAGGTCATGTTTACTTGTTTTCCACCTTTCTATTGTTAGATGGTTTCTAGTATATAATGATAAGAGTATGCATATGTTTTCAAATTGGGAATGGAGGTTGTGGTATATAAAGCTCATTCAGAGCCATTAATGGTTACACAATTAATAAGAGCCATCTTGAGTGAAGATTTTTTGGAAGCAACTAACAGAGAAAGGTCATATGCTCATAGCATAGCTGATGGTCATATTCGGAAATTGTTAGCAGCAAATTTTGCTTTTAAGCCAACGGTAGATACTGCTATTTATAATTCTGCTAAGATAAATAAGATTGACAAAGATTTAGCAGATgcatttaatttcaattttcaaggGGTGACGTTGATCCTCAACATTTTGAACTTAGAAACTTAATTTCCTACAGAGAATCCTGGGAATACACAGGACTGTAGTTTGAAGAAGGAAAACCAGGTGGCCTCAGCTAATAATGTTTATGGTACTCTTATGACAACTGAGGAACCTGTGAAAGTGCAACTCGTGGATTTGAAAGATGTATTAGATACACTTTACCAAAGACTTAGAAACTAGAAATAAAAGTTGGGGAGAATATCTACCCTGAGCTACCAGCAACTGGCACATAACATAAACAAGTTCACTTGGCAATTTCCCACTGGAAAAAGAAGGTGCCCAGAGTGGCCAATAATCTCCAAGACAAGCCAAAGTGATCATTACTTGGGTCAATTAGCCATGTCCCTCAATGcaaggagagaaaaaaaaaaagcttccaACACATCATCAGCAAGCCATACTATAAGGCATTGGTTAAAAAGCCAGACCAAACCAACCAGATCATCCAAAAACCAATGAACCAATAAGACATCTGGTCTACTCTATTCTACCCAAAAAAACTGGTTGACCATAGAACCCATGGAGAACTGGTCCAGAACCAGCGGTTTTAATTGGTTGTTTCTATTTATATAGCCAAAAATAGGCTCAAAATCAAGCTACTAAGGACCATAAATGGAATTTTATATTTAGCTTCCCATTATCAATCTTTAATTTGCAAGGCATATATAGTTGTCATTTTattctaattttaatttcaCCTAACTTTATTTCGTATAATTTTATGCTACTTTATtagttaatattttattatataatattaaatatatatttaattaccCTTATTTTGACTAGGATCAACCACAGTTGCATGATAGAACCCTGATATTATTCACACAAATCCCTATTTCCCAATTAGGGAATTACATAGAAATACAGGAGAGTCCCAACCCTCTTCCTAATCCCAATtcccaaatgaaataaatgataGCCAAACGCACTCTAACTgcctcttatttataggcaacatgCCTCATTAATCCTCTAACTAACCCTCTAACTCACTAACAATCCACTAACCTTCCTAATTAACCCGATACCTATCATTGCACTAGTGAATCCAGAACTAGTGAAAACACTAGTTCAATAACCGGTTTGAGTATTTGAAACATTGCTACATGACACATCAAGACGTCTTGATATGCCAAACAGCCATTTGCATGCAATAATTAACTGATACACGGGCCCTTATAATTATTATACTAAATAGGAGAAATAAATATTCCAATTGCCTAATCATCAACTGGTTGATGGACTAACCTTTCTTATATCCACCTCTGACACACAAGTCATATGCTGCGGAAGCTCCTCCTTTCCCGAGTCCTATTTCATTGATAGAAAGATTGCAAAATTATTAAGACTCGAAAGCAACTAATTCGAGTCAAATTATATGAAATGATCAACAACACATCATACCAGCTCTCCGATTAAGACAACATTTTCCCCACGAATCACATAAAGACCTAAAGGGACATCACAGTAAAGATCGCCGACAATTACTCTTTCACATGCACCTTCAAGAACAACGTTAGCTGTACATGGTAATTGAATCATATTACTAGTTAGTATTAGATACAGCGGATGATAATTATAAGAATAACAGGGACTTCATAAAGTAGAATATATGTAAGATAGATAATTACCAAATTGATCAAAGGAGCGTAATAACCCCAAAAGTTTTCGACCATCTCGCAACAGGACAAGAAGTTTTTCTGTGAAAAACATATATAATTCAGAATAAAACCTTTACTATATGTTGTCATATCTCATCATTCAGTCCAATTATTTGAATCTCTACTTTAActgaaattaaatatataagaaCAAATCATGTCACAGCAAAAATGCCGGATAAGGTGCATGAAAACTATAGAACAGAGAAAAGGACAGTGACTGAATTCCAACACTCTCGCACGACTGTAGCAAGGTCAAAGCCAAATACTTAAACCCCAGATGCAGTGATCTAAAGCACTATTCATAGAATCTAGTACTTCAATCAAAGACTAACATCCATTAAGCTTTGCATAAGTGATATTATTCTCCCTAGACATACCATCTCCCCCAAAGATGAAAACACTTAATACTTTCAGCATGCCAAATGTTTACATCTAGGAAATTCCTACAGAATCAAGGACTGTTACCCTTATTGACCCAAATCCTCACAACCTGTGCAACCCCCCCTATGCCACTTAGCTTAGCTCATCATCCTTTCCTGATATATAATGTCTATTATTAGCTCTCATGCATAAAGTATTTtattttcctctttgttgaaaACAATCCTTTACTCAACTTCTCTTCATCCAACAAAAACTTACAGCCACTAAAATTCAAGACCATGTTACTCTCATAAGAAAACATCACATATGATATTAATTGAACAacaaatacataaaaaaaaaagcagaaagagagagagagagagagagattactGTCAAGGTATGTAGCAAGAGAGGTGGAGAGTAAGACATCATCAGGGGAAGCCCAAGACATTGAGCCAATTCTTGTGCAGCACCTGAAAAAGCAGCCAACTGTTATCCAAAGCAACCTTCAAATTCAATAGTACACCAACCAACCCCACAATCTAAAAAACAATTCTTTGCAAAATTGGTGACCTCTACATGCATTATCAGTTCCAATTCTTAAAATCCCatgattgaaattgaaaaaagaaaagaacttTATAGAGAAATTGATGATAACACTCAATTTTCGAAAAAGGGTTGATTGAAAAGCGCAATTTAATGGAGTTAGGTTGAACCTTTTTCCGATCGGCGAGTTTGGTGAAAGAAAGATTGGTTCTTTGTTCTCTGTTTGGGTTAAgagggtgagagtgagagtggcAGTGTGAAAAAGTACAAAGCTTTGCTGCACTCTCACTCCCAGTTTGACCTGAAAGCCTTTGAGCTTGACAAGTTTGGTTTGAAGAAGGGTATTTGATTGATTTTTCTGCACTGTCCAcctatttttggttttttagaaaaaggatatatatatatgatataatatatgtatccaaaataaataaatagagtaaataaatatgaaagttttatattaaaaaaatatatatatacatatgtgaaagtagattttttttttgggtcaatatGTGAAAGTAGATCTCAATCCCTAGATTATAAAACTTGATTTGTCTAGAAAGAATatgtttttggattttttttttggctcaATCTCTTAAAAGTTAGAGCaagctttttcttttatttagcCAATGGATAAAAAGAGTTGAGCCACAACCAAAATTTAGTTGGTTGATCTTGTGGatgtttataatttatttgtgaCTTGAAGCTTGGAGGAAAGGAAAAAGAGTGGAGGGGTATTTCTAAAAACTCTCCttattttggagattttaagaaggaagaagagattgAGGTATTTCTAAAAACTCTCTAAATTCATATTTCATATTTTAGTTATATCTTTTAGTTCCATCAAATTCGAGGATTCTTAGGAATTTGAAACTCTTAATTAGGGAATGGCTTACTCTTTTACCCATTTTCTGTGCCTTTCATTTCCCCTTAAAAATTTCCATCTCCTAAAACAAAATCTTAAGCAATATTTTAGTTTCGAGATTAGTATGTGAAAAAAACTATTGAGACAATTAATCTCACTAAAATGTGAATGTTATACTTGTAGTTGTTCCACTGTGACGATTTGTGTTGTGGGCGTGGTTCTCTTGTGCATGCAAGTAAAGTAATTGCAATTATTTTATCTTCTATTTTACTTAGTATTTTGTTGTTTACGATTTGAATTTAATGATAATGCACCGTgtgtaaacattttttacaCAGACATAATGATCGGTCgtcaaataagaaaataatctttaaatttaattaaaataaaaaagagcaTTAATGCTTTTGAATACGTGACATTCAATTATTGTACCTCATTGCAAACATATTTTATACTGACAGTGCACAACCATTAAACTATTATGATTTATATCTTCATAGGATTTTGTAGTTCAATTAGAATTCTATTTAGGGAtacatatttatttttagattattTGTTTACAAATTTTAGATGTATTTTATTTATCGTTGATTAAATTTCTTAATTGGTTATTAGGATTATTATCTTTTaggttttttcttttattccctTTATTTGAATTCTAATTTAGGACACTTGGATGTAGATTTATTCCACTCAGAATTTAGATTATTTTTAGATGAAAAtctttaatattataatttaactCAAtacttttgaaagaaaaaaagttgTGTACTCAATTTAGTTGTTGGATTCAGTCTCATCGCGACTTGGATTTTGAGAAGTCTCAATCATTGTTGTACCCGACGAAAGCCTCCATCTCGACCAGCATAAATAATTGATGACGACCCACCAAAGAACCAACGGTTTTCCGATGTCGTCCTGATCGAGCAAATCACAATTGAGCAGAACTCTTCCAAACTCTTTGCACCTCTCGACTAAATGCTAGAACTAGGGGCTACAATTTAGGTTGCGGAATTTAAAGTAGAAATTTAGTTTAGGTTGTAGAAACTTTTAAATCTTATGTGTTTTTACATATTGTTCTTGTTCCCTACTTCCTGGAATTTAGGAATGTCCACCAAGTGGCATGATCCTAGATCAAGAATTATTCAAGCAGTGAAATTAAAGATGTTATAAAATTGGGAATCAAGCACTAAGATCCAATATAATCATTAAGTGGCATGATCCTAGATAGAGAATTATGCAAGCAGGGAAATTACAGATATGATAATATTGGGAATCAAGGACTAAGATCCAATATCATCATTAAGCCACTTGGCTCTCATTTTGTACCTCTTAGGTCTCAAGTGAGGCACTAATGCATGCAAGCCATATATAGAACAATCACACACATGACATGACCACAATTTGAGATATTCTGTAAGAAATTAGATTATTCTTTCAAACATTTGTGTCCTACAAAAAGACTTGAAATCTAAACATTTTTCCTGACTCATCGTCCAGCTTGTCCCCTTTCTTTGGCGTGGTTCATACATTCAAAAGAGTAGATCCATAATTTCCATGTTGTTTAAGCTACCAGGTTCAGTGAACAGAGTTAGCACATGAGAAGCAGCCCCATTTATATCTCCAGAACGATATCTGCCACCACAAGATAAATACATGTTTATTATCAGAATAGTTGTAATCAACGGGTATCCAAATACATACTTAACTAGAAATAATagccgtgcgttgcacgggtttatttacattattatttttatataatataaaaattattatagtgtaattaaatttcttttgtattagtattgaattatttttaaaaactttggTTTTAACCTATTCTATTGATTTGGGTTCTGTGTTTATAGGTTTATTATTTTGGTTTCAATTGCAGAGGGGCTGATTTATCATTTATATCTGgttgtaaacattgatactcaATTAGGGGAAATATTGTCCCCaggttttattctatttttcaatCATAACTAATCTTTAAAAACgaatttaataatttgaaaatcCTTAAGTGAACTTGAAATATTTCAAATCAAGTAATATggttttaatataagttataataacatatttttttatacacttttatcaacaatgaaataattttaacttaaaaattataacttattacAATTTTAGtatcgtaaaatattatttagtaaatttaagTTTATTCAACTTTCGTTgtcattatttttctctgtcATGCTTCCTgaagttatttttacttctatataatatatcaacaattttttttttgaaactgaagaGATATTATTGATAAAGTGCTACAAAAAGCACAGCAAAGAAGAAAGTACAAGGATGTGCCAAAAAAGAGAACAAAACCCACCCTATGGCTAAAAGAAACCTTGAGactgagcctcattaaaaccttcttaGGAAAACCCAATGAGAAAAACCTagagaaggaaaaaaagtaCTCATGTCTCAAATATGCCATATACCTAACACTACATTACAACATCCCAAAAATGTAACTTGTACAAAGCCAAAAAGCTTGAAACCCACCCCATCCCACCGGCATCACGTTTCAGTGCCTGTGCAAGCTATAGTCCTCAAATAAAATCTTGGAAAAACAGCCTTTCATGCTCCTTTTGATCATCCCTTTAAGCCGCAGCATACCTCCCAAGGATAACATTTCTCCTGTCTCTCATCAGAATCCACCTCCACCACAAATAAGGATCGTGGCAGGAACTGAAACAAATTCCATATGCATTGATTGTGCCCAGGATTCCTTTAAATGTATCAACaattttatttaaagatttttttttcaaataatatatacattcgatatagtaataattatttcttatagagacattttttttattttcaactaTTTCTTCGACAATATttacaataaatatttttttataagtaaaaaatagtaataaattttattttttatttttgttttaaatttatcaacttatgattaataagTAATatgatttataattattatcaacAATTAGTAAAGAATATAAACTACTTACGAACaatctattattgtcattaatgtaaaggtagtcaatttcaattattattattttttaaaaattcacctcaatttgtgatgaataattaaaatttaaataatttaaatatttcattttaaataagatagattgaaaatttttaaattttaatatttacttttagatatgtgaaattgaaaagtttaaaaattaataattaatataatgaataataaagtggatgtagtttttattttagttttcaatttttatttaatattattaattcaaAAGAAacttactattttttatttgtttaatgCTATTgtttcaagtgtgctttacatatgtatatagaagatagatatttttttttggaaaaaccaaatatatatatatatatatatataattactttgggaaataagagccccaagtatAATAtggatagatatatattgatagaaaactttttattttaaaagtattttatctaaattatttattaataaatattattttgttttttaattttgattttttaaatttgtcaaatgcaaagctcaagtcaattttaagtctatgaatgttgttgtttaatataagtagttgaatagttttttataatatttttttttttcagtttttaatttatttaatataaaggtatgtgagcttttatggtttaatacattaattacatgcaaaaacacaagtgtgctttacatatatatatatagattgatAAAAAAAGGCGAAAACATAGCCGCAAATTGAATAAATCCGACATGAATACATGAACTTAAGTATAATGTCAAACTAATTAATGTATATGCTTAGAAgaccataaaaaataaataaatttgtatAACTTGTTGGAATAATGACATTCAAGAAATTGATTTGAATCTTTAACTCTCCTTTTTCAGTTACCGAACAAAAGTTAAAAGGTTTAATTGGGCTTCTTACAGTTTCATATAAACTTTATTTCCACCGTTACATGTTTATGCCATTTAAGAATTGGAATTATTATTCTTTAATAGAATAATAGATTTGAGGCATCAAAGTTTTGGACGGGTACATTACCCTTGTCTTCAACATGTTAGTGTGATTGTGATGTGGTATATAAATGGAGCTCTTGGGTTTTGGTTAGTATATAAGAGAAAAATGACATAGAACTTGTGATACAGAAAATGAGTGATCTTCCTCTCATTCGGAGAATTCTGAGCATTGTTGTAGAGACTCCAACACGTTTAGGTTCTGAGTGCACAGTACCTTACGTGTGGCTGTGTTAACCTTGGGGAGCAAACACAGCAACAGATTGCACCGGAGGTCTGCcggaatttttgctttcaaggcAGTGGTTCGTCCACGGCGCAGCTATCTTCCTAATATTTCTTAC contains:
- the LOC130722580 gene encoding sm-like protein LSM1B, producing MSWASPDDVLLSTSLATYLDKKLLVLLRDGRKLLGLLRSFDQFANVVLEGACERVIVGDLYCDVPLGLYVIRGENVVLIGELDSGKEELPQHMTCVSEVDIRKAQKAERDASDLKGTMRKRMEFLDFD